The DNA window TTGGGGTAAAACATCTTGACGGTCCATACACACCGTCAAGGATATGGAGAGCTATAAATAAGTTGGAGGTGTAAGCCATGATACCTGCACCCTTTGAATACTATAGGGCTAAAACGGTAGAGGAAGCTTTAGAGCTCATAAAGAAGTTTGGGGATGAAGCCAAGGTTTTGGCTGGTGGGCAAAGCCTTATCCCTATGCTCAAGCTAAGATTTGCCAGATACTCAAAGATAATAGATATAGGCAGGCTACAAGAACTAAAGTATATAAGGCAGGACGGTGATATAGTGCGTATAGGAGGTCTCACTACCCACAGGGAAGTCGAAAAATCCCAGCTCGTAAAGGATAAAGTTCCTGTTCTCTCTCTATGTGCGAGTGAGATAGCCGATGTACAAGTAAGAAATATGGGAACTATCGCAGGTTCTCTCTCTCACGCAGATCCCAGTGCGGATTATCCACCTACAATGCTTGCCTTGGGTGCCACCTTAGTAGCAAAAGGTGCTAAAGGAAGCAGGGAAATTCCTGTAGACAACTTTTTTGTAGGTACTTTTACCACAGCCCTTGAACCGGATGAGCTTCTGGTGGAGGTCAAAGTACCTGTAATGAAGAATAACGAAAGGGCATACTATATGAAGATAGGACACCCTGCAACGGGGTTTGCTATAGTTAATTGTGCGGTAAAGCTATCCTTAAACAATGGGAGGATAGATAGTGCGAGGGTAGCTCTTGGAGGTTTCGTCACTGTACCTTACAGAGACTCAAAGGTAGAAGAATTTCTCACCGGTAAAGAGGCAAATTTGGATACCATAAAGAAGGCTTCAGAGCTTGTAGGTGAGGGTCAGGACATAATAGGAGATTATTACGCAGATGCAGATTACAGGAGAAGTCTTGCCAAAGCTCTCTTTGTAAGGGTTGTAAGAACAGCCTTGGGGGTTTAAAGTGCAGACCTGGAAGGAAGCTAAACTTTTAGCGGAAGGTATACTGGACTGTAAAAAGAGGGGTGTCCGATGCGCCCTTCTTACCATAGTCAGTGTAAGAGGCTCTTCATACAGGAAAGAAGGAGCAAAGTTCTTAGTTACAGAAGAAGGTGAAGAAATATGTAGTATATCAGGAGGATGCCTTGAAAGGGGTCTTTTGGATACTGCCCTTGAAGTAATAATGAGAAACTCTCCGATGCTTGAGCGGATTAACATGGAAGAGGAAAGCTCTTGGGGGATGTGGCTAGGCTGTCCAGGTGAAGTGGATATATACATAGAGCCTCTTCACTTTGACCAAGTCCTAAGTGCTTGGGTTGATGCAGTGGTGAAAGGGGAGAAGTTTGTTTTAGCCAAAAGGCTCTTCTCGGAAGATAAGCTTTTAGTTACGGAAAAAGAAACGGTGGGAAACTTGACGCAGGCTAAGGAAGAAGCTCTCAGCCTACTGCACACCTACGGTATAAGACCTTACCTTAATGGGGACATCTTTTTTGATACCCTTCTCCGTTATCCACCTATTCATATTTTTGGAAGCGGGGAAGAAGCACATCACATGCGCGAGCTTGCAAACATCTTGGGGTTTGAAGTTTATCTGCACGAACCTTCCGAGAGAGTAAAGATAGAAGAAGGGAGCTTTGTGCTGGTGGCAAATCATAACATAAAGGCGGACAGAGTTTCTTTGAAACAAGCTTTGATGTCTAAAGCTTCCTACATAGGTGTTGTCAGCTCAAGAAAGAGGTTCTTGAAACTTTCGGAGGATCTTCAAGTGGATGACAGAATATACTGTCCCGCTGGATTAGATCTTGGAAGCTTTACGCCAGAAGAAGTAGCTTTCAGCATAATGGCAGAAATACTGAAGATCTATTGGGGAAAGACGGGGGAGAGTTTGAAAAAAGTGAAGC is part of the Hydrogenobacter sp. genome and encodes:
- a CDS encoding xanthine dehydrogenase family protein subunit M, with the protein product MIPAPFEYYRAKTVEEALELIKKFGDEAKVLAGGQSLIPMLKLRFARYSKIIDIGRLQELKYIRQDGDIVRIGGLTTHREVEKSQLVKDKVPVLSLCASEIADVQVRNMGTIAGSLSHADPSADYPPTMLALGATLVAKGAKGSREIPVDNFFVGTFTTALEPDELLVEVKVPVMKNNERAYYMKIGHPATGFAIVNCAVKLSLNNGRIDSARVALGGFVTVPYRDSKVEEFLTGKEANLDTIKKASELVGEGQDIIGDYYADADYRRSLAKALFVRVVRTALGV
- a CDS encoding XdhC family protein, whose amino-acid sequence is MQTWKEAKLLAEGILDCKKRGVRCALLTIVSVRGSSYRKEGAKFLVTEEGEEICSISGGCLERGLLDTALEVIMRNSPMLERINMEEESSWGMWLGCPGEVDIYIEPLHFDQVLSAWVDAVVKGEKFVLAKRLFSEDKLLVTEKETVGNLTQAKEEALSLLHTYGIRPYLNGDIFFDTLLRYPPIHIFGSGEEAHHMRELANILGFEVYLHEPSERVKIEEGSFVLVANHNIKADRVSLKQALMSKASYIGVVSSRKRFLKLSEDLQVDDRIYCPAGLDLGSFTPEEVAFSIMAEILKIYWGKTGESLKKVKQEVTYGTGS